A single Ptiloglossa arizonensis isolate GNS036 chromosome 2, iyPtiAriz1_principal, whole genome shotgun sequence DNA region contains:
- the Drk gene encoding growth factor receptor-bound protein 2 drk encodes MEAIAKHDFTATAEDELSFRRSQILKILNMEDDMNWYRAELDSREGLIPSNYIEMKNHDWYYGRITRADAERLLMNKHEGAFLIRISESSPGDFSLSVKCSDGVQHFKVLRDAQGKFFLWVVKFNSLNELVEYHRTASVSRSQDVKLRDMVPEECLVQALYDFAPQEPGELEFKRGDVITVTDRTDQHWWHGEVGSRRGLFPSTYVTPYHS; translated from the exons ATGGAGGCGATAGCGAAGCACGATTTTACGGCTACTGCGGAGGATGAGCTTAGTTTTCGAAGAAGCCAGATCCTGAAG ATTCTAAATATGGAAGATGACATGAATTGGTATAGAGCTGAACTAGATTCCAGAGAAGGACTCATTCCAAGTAATTACATAGAGATGAAAAACCATGA cTGGTATTATGGAAGGATAACCAGAGCAGATGCAGAAAGATTATTAATGAACAAACATGAAGGCGCTTTTCTTATTAGAATCAGTGAAAGTTCTCCTGGTGATTTCTCTTTATCTGTTAA ATGTTCAGATGGTGTGCAACATTTTAAAGTATTGAGAGACGCTCAAGGCAAATTCTTTCTTTGGGTGGTTAAATTTAACAGTCTTAACGAATTAGTAGAATACCATCGTACAGCATCTGTTTCTCGCTCGCAAGATGTTAAACTAAGGGATATGGTTCCGGAAGAA TGTTTAGTGCAAGCACTATACGATTTTGCACCACAGGAGCCTGGTGAACTTGAATTTAAACGGGGTGATGTAATTACTGTTACCGATCGTACGGATCAACACTGGTGGCACGGAGAGGTTGGCAGTAGACGGGGCTTATTTCCATCTACATACGTTACTCCATACCACTCCTAG
- the LOC143143202 gene encoding sodium-dependent nutrient amino acid transporter 1, giving the protein MQKQGRQNAAFVGDDGHSTTDIQNSNANSIVQKNHGNDNFGFDYGIQDDRKVPLPLSIPEEMSIAENGEKRPTWGNGLEFLMSCIAMSIGLGNVWRFPFTAYENGGGIFLIPYIIVLFVVGKPFYYLEMIMGQFCSRSSVKMWAAAPGFRGVGWAQMFSMLAVGTYYCSLMSVTLYYLIGSFQSQLPWSSCLEEWRDSCVDSARSYNVTERNVSGMVTSAELYFRKIVLKEKQTIDDGIGMPDWKLTICLLIAWGCIFAVLARGVKSSGKAAYFLALFPYVIMISLLIRAVSLDGAVNGIVFFIKPDWGKLFDANVWYAAVTQCFFSLSVCFGGVVMYSSYNDFRHNIYRDVIVVTTLDTFTSLIAGFTIFGILGNLAHELGTDDVGNVVRGGTGLAFVSYPDAIAKFSVLPQLFSVLFFLMLYVLGIGSAIALAGALITIISDQFPNWKHLYVVLGTVTFGFSVGTVYCTPGGQFILELVDYYAGSFVVFILATLEIIGIFWVYGLENFVDDVEYMLKRRPSAYWRLCWSVITPLLLTVILIYTLVSLRPLTYSGISYPASAHAAGWSICAFGVLQIPFWMIYTMISKRNLGLSQMIKSAFRPSSDWGPKNPKELASWREFKETKRKIREQRDCSRIKQFLYVILCWEDKLV; this is encoded by the exons ATGCAAAAG CAAGGAAGACAGAATGCGGCGTTCGTCGGGGACGACGGCCATTCGACGACGGACATTCAAAACTCGAACGCGAACAGCATCGTTCAGAAG AATCATGGCAACGACAATTTCGGCTTCGATTACGGGATTCAAGACGACCGCAAGGTGCCGCTCCCGTTGTCGATTCCGGAGGAAATG TCGATCGCGGAGAATGGAGAAAAGAGGCCGACCTGGGGCAACGGATTGGAATTCCTGATGTCTTGCATCGCTATGTCTATCGGCCTCGGCAACGTTTGGAGGTTCCCCTTCACCGCCTACGAAAACGGCGGTGGAATCTTCCTCATACCTTACATCAtcgtcctcttcgtcgtcgGTAAACCGTTCTATTATCTAGAGATGATAATGGGACAGTTCTGCAGCAGATCCTCGGTGAAAATGTGGGCAGCAG CGCCGGGATTTCGAGGTGTAGGCTGGGCCCAAATGTTCTCCATGCTCGCCGTAGGCACTTACTACTGCTCTTTGATGTCCGTGACTCTTTATTACTTGATCGGAAGCTTCCAATCGCAACTACCTTGGTCCAGTTGCCTCGAGGAATGGAGAGACTCTTGCGTGGATTCGGCTAGATCCTACAATGttaccgaacgaaacgtttccggCATGGTCACCTCTGCTGAACTCTACTTTAG GAAAATAGTGTTGAAAGAGAAGCAGACGATCGACGACGGTATCGGGATGCCGGATTGGAAGCTGACGATCTGTTTGCTGATCGCTTGGGGCTGCATATTCGCTGTGTTGGCGCGTGGCGTGAAGAGCTCGGGAAAGGCGGCCTATTTCCTCGCGCTCTTCCCTTACGTCATCATGATCAGCTTGCTGATCAGAGCGGTGAGCCTGGACGGCGCCGTTAACGGGATCGTTTTCTTCATCAAGCCGGATTGGGGGAAGCTGTTCGATGCGAACGTCTGGTACGCTGCTGTCACACAGTGCTTCTTTTCACTGTCGGTGTGCTTCGGTGGTGTCGTCATGTACTCGTCCTACAACGACTTTAGACACAATATATACAG AGACGTTATAGTAGTTACCACCTTGGACACCTTTACCAGTCTCATAGCAGGTTTTACCATTTTTGGTATCCTTGGGAATTTGGCGCACGAACTCGGTACCGACGATGTCGGCAATGTTGTTCGTGGTGGAACCGGTCTCGCCTTTGTTTCTTATCCGGACGCTATTGCGAAGTTCAGTGTTCTACCGCAG CTGTTCTCGGTGCTGTTCTTCCTGATGCTCTACGTACTCGGCATTGGAAGCGCCATCGCTCTGGCGGGCGCACTTATCACTATCATCAGCGATCAGTTTCCAAATTGGAAGCACTTGTACGTGGTGCTCGGCACGGTTACCTTCGGGTTCTCCGTCGGCACTGTTTATTGCACGCCT GGTGGACAATTCATCTTGGAGTTGGTCGATTACTACGCCGGTTCCTTCGTCGTCTTTATCTTAGCCACTTTGGAGATAATTGGTATCTTCTGGGTGTACGGATTGGAAAATTTCGTCGACGACGTGGAATACATGTTGAAAAGAAGACCATCCGCATATTGGAGGCTCTGTTGGAGCGTCATCACTCCCCTTTTGCTGACTGTGATCTTAATTTACACATTGGTCTCTTTGCGACCTTTAACTTACAGCGGTATCTCTTATCCGGCTAGTGCACACG CTGCTGGATGGAGCATCTGCGCCTTCGGCGTATTGCAGATCCCTTTCTGGATGATTTACACCATGATCTCTAAAAGAAATTTGGGACTGTCCCAG ATGATCAAGTCAGCCTTCAGACCATCCTCGGATTGGGGACCGAAGAATCCCAAAGAGTTGGCCTCCTGGCGCGAATTTAAGGAAACCAAACGGAAAATTAGAGAGCAACGAGACTGCTCGAGGATCAAGCAGTTCCTTTACGTGATACTCTGCTGGGAGGACAAGCTCGTGTGA
- the Rpb5 gene encoding DNA-directed RNA polymerases I, II, and III subunit Rpb5 has translation MDDEAETYKLWRIRKTVMQLCHDRGYLVTQDELDQTLEQFKEQFGDKPSEKRPARSDLIVLVAHNDDPTDQLFVFFPDEPKIGIKTIKTYCQRMQEEKIHRAIIVVQQGMTPSAKQSLVDMAPKYILEQFLESELLINITEHELVPEHIVLTPDEKEELLTRYKLKENQLMRIQAGDPVARYFGLKRGQVVKIIRPSETAGRYISYRLVC, from the exons ATGGATGACGAAGCTGAAACATATAAATTGTGGAGAATAAGGAAAACAGTAATGCAATTATGCCATGATCGAGGTTATCTTGTTACACAAGATGAATTGGATCAAACTTTAGAACAATTTAAGGAACAATTCGGTGATAAACCGAGCGAAAAAAGACCAGCACGCAGTGATTTAATTGTTCTGGTAGCTCACAACGATGATCCAACAGATCAACTCTTTGTGTTTTTTCCCGATGAACCAAAAATAGGCATCAAAACTATTAAAACATATTGTCAACGTATgcaagaagaaaaaattcatag AGCTATCATTGTTGTGCAACAAGGAATGACACCATCTGCAAAACAATCATTGGTGGATATGGCACCAAAATATATATTAGAACAATTTTTAGAATCTGAGTTACTCATTAACATTACGGAACATGAATTAGTACCTGAACATATTGTACTTACACCTGATGAGAAAGAAGAATTACTTACCAGATACAAATTAAAAGAGAATCAATTGATGCGTATACAGGCTGGTGATCCAGTAGCACGTTATTTTGGTTTGAAACGTGGACAAGTTGTAAAAATTATAAGACCTTCTGAAACTGCTGGAAGATATATTTCTTATAGACTTgtatgttaa